Genomic DNA from Desulfonema ishimotonii:
TTTCCGTAGGCATCCAGCGCCTTTCTCAGACCGCTGGTCGCCTGTTCCCACTGGGCATCCGAACCGATCGACTTTTCGGGCCGCGTGGACAGCTCCAGATGGAATCCGAGACCGAAGGTGCCGTACACCCGTTCCACCAGCCGGAGTACGCCCAGGATCTCGCCTTCAATCTGATCCGGCGTCATGAAAATATGGGCGTCATCCTGGTGAAACGCCCGCACCCGGAACAGGCCGTTCAGCACCCCGCTCATCTCATGGCGGTGAACCAGCCCGATTTCACCCTGCCGCAGGGGCAGATCCTTGTAGGAGTGGGAACGGGTGCCGTAGAGCAGCATTCCTCCGGGACAGTTCATGGGCTTGATGGCGTAATCATAGTCGTCAATGGCGGAGGTGTACATGTTCTCGCGGTAGTTCTCCCAGTGGCCGCTCCGCTCCCACAGGGCGCGGTGGAGCATGATGGGTGTCTTGGTTTCCACATAACCGTCCCGCTTGTGTTCCTCCCGCCAGTATTCCAGCAGGGTATTCCAGATCGCCATGCCTCTGGCGTGAAAAAAGGGCATTCCCGGTGCCTCCTCATGAAAACTGAACAGATCCAGATGGGAGCCGAGCCTTCGGTGATTGCGCTTTCGGGCCTCTTCCAGAAAACTGAGATAGGCTTTCAGTTCTTTTTTATCAAAAAAGGCCGTGCCGTAAATCCGCTGAAGCTGCGCCTTGCTCTGGTCCGCCCGCCAGTATGCGCCCGATGCCTTCATCAGCTTGAACGCCTTTACAAAGCCGGTGTGGGGCACATGGGGACCCCGGCACAGGTCCGTGAAACCGTCCTGCTCGTAAAAAGAGATGCTGCCGTCCTCCAGGGCTTCGATCATCTCCAGTTTATACGGCTCATCCTTATAGAATGCCAGCGCCTCGGACTTGGACACCACCTTCCGCCGGATCGGGAGCTTTGCCTTGACGATCTTCTTCATCTCCGCCTCGATCTTGGGGAAATCGTCTTCCGAAACCGGTGCCATGTCGATATCGTAGTAAAAACCGTCCTCCACCACCGGCCCGATGGTCAGCTGTGCGTTTTTACAGACCCGCAGCACCGCCTGGGCCATGACGTGGGCCGCGCTGTGGCGCATGATCTCCAGGGCTTCGGGATCTTTGGTGGTGATGAGCCGGACAGCCGCGTCTTCGCTGATCTCCTGATCCAGATCCAGTTGTCTGCTGTCGATCTCCATGGCCACGCAATTCCGGGCCAGCCCGTCCGAGATGCTTTTGGCCACATCCAGCCCCGTGGGGGCGGTTTCAAACTGTTTTATGCTTCCATCGGGAAGTGTAATGTTAATCATTTTTATTCACCAATATGAAAATTGAGTTGGGTTTCTGAAATCGTGCGTCAGATTTTTTTGCCGCACAACGCCTGCCGGGCACTGGCGCACAGCCGTGTTCCGCCCGCCGGATAATGAGTATCCTGTAATTGCTGCCTGCGCAATGACAAATCAGGGAGGAAATCGGCGATTGCGTATTTTACAGAAGATCGTTCTGTCTGGTTATGAAAAGGAGGGCGCACGCTGGGAGCGCCCGGTTCGACACGCGAACCCGGTGACGCCGGTGGCTGGGTTGAAAAATATAATGTTTTTTTCAGACATGACCTGTTTCCGTACCGTTATGCAGACAGGACAACCTGTCCGGGTGAAACGAATTCCGATAGCACCGTAAAAGTTTGTTCCGAAATGTCATACATATAGTTTAATTTTTTGAATTTAAACAAAATAATAAATCCAAGTTGACCGCAGGCCGTATCCTCGCCGAAAACGGCAAACACAAAGCCCCATCCCGCAAAGCCACAGATCGTTTGTTTTGAAATCAATGACTTAAAGCGAGTTTAAAAGACAGCAGGGGATGCTCCCGCATGGTTTATATCTGCCGGGATTTTCTTTTGCTCCGGTTGTGTGGAAGAGAAGGGTTGCTGCCATGGGCGGCCCTGTCCCCGGCATATTTTCCTTTCCGAATTTTATTTTAAATAATCATCTCTGATTTTCCGAACCACGCCTTCCTTTTTCAGCTGTTTCAGAATCAGACCGAATTTTTCGGACAATAATTTTCCTTTTTCACCCATAGTTTTGGAAAAGGCCACATAGGATGATTCTTCCGATACGGTATACACAACTTCGACCTTACGGCTGAATCCTGATTTTTTACTAAAAAATCTGAAAGGAGCTTCAACCGCCACGGCGACATCCATACGATGATGGACAAGCTTTTTCACCTGCATATCAATATTTCTCGAATAATCTTTTTTCAGTCCGGGAAAAGAATCAAATTCCGATCCGTATGAATAACCGTCATTTACCCCTACAAGCTTACCTTTAAGATCAGCTAGTCTCTCAATTTTTATATGATCCTCTTTTAAAGCAAAGACAACAATTTTTTTGTCCGCCATCGGTTCACTGGGAAAATAGAGAAATTCCGCCCGTTTTTCGGTCCGGATAGGAGGAAAAATCGCTTCGGCCCTGCCGTCCTTTACATACTTCACACATCTTTTCCAGGGGTAGAGTCTGAAATCGGGATCAATATCCAGCTTTTTACAGGCCTGCCGTATTATATCAATATAAATGCCTTTAAGTTCTCCGTCTTCCTGATACATATTGGGTGGAATGTCTTTTTCCACAGAAACAAACACAACTTTTTCAGCCGCAGCACAGACCGGCAAAAAAAATATGAGCATGATAAAAATGTTAATCATTTTTTTCGTACTTTTACCGTACTCTGTCTGAAATTTTCTGAAACGCCATGAATATTTTTGCATTTTTCCAGGCTCCGTCTTTTAATTGTCAAAATCGCTCACTTTTCTGCAAATCAGAAAAAATTATGATAGTCCTGTAAGAGCAGCGATGTGGTTTCCGAAAGGCATTCCTGTGTACTGTCGGCTATTTTAAAAACCACACTTGTTTATGACAAAGTCTAATCAGACCTCCTGCAAAACTAAAAATCCGGCGCTGTAACATTTCGGATTTATTATATCCGCAGTTGAAGTGAATTGCGTTTTGCAGGAGATCTGTTGCAATGACAGATCTGTCCTTCAGCAAAATGGTCCGCAGGGTCAAGGAAAAAAACAGGGCAGACCCCGCATCGGCCCGTTTATAGCCGGTAAATGGTCGGACGGTCTTCTTTGCCGATTTCAATGCAGACGGTATCACCGCTCTGAAATCCGATCTGTTCCAACTGTTTTACCACCTGTTCATGCCGGTCCACATGCCAGTACACCGACCAGATCGGGTTTCGCAGGGTGTCGATGCCGTAGGCGTCATGGGTGCAGAGCTTCATTCGTATCCTGTCTTTGGAGATCAGGGTGTCGGCCTCACCCAGGAAGTAGTCGATTTTATAGAGGTTGTCGCGCAGGGCTCCGGAGAGCTGTTTCTGCATCTCCGGGGCGTTATCCAGATAGTGGTTGGCAATCTGATAAAGCTGTGTCGGCACCTGGACGGACAGCCCCAGCACCCCGAACCGCTCATGGCGCAGGGCAAACGCCTCCATGTCGGCCTCGTAGTCGCGGATCAGCGCGAGAATATCGTTCAGGGCCATCGGAGAGCTGTCAAGGACAATATCCTCGCACCTGCTGATGATCTCCATATAAAGCGCCCGGTTGTTCATCACGTAGATGGGGCGCTCCCGGTAATTGCGCCGCCGCCTGATCCGGCGGACACCGTCCAGGCGGATGGAATTGGCCTGCCGGCGGGACGCAACAATATCAATATGAGAAATATCTTTAGCCTGAACCACATAGATATCCCCCTCCTCAGCCACAATAAATTCGATCTCACACCGGAAATCAAGATATCCCTGAATCATCTCCGACAGCTCGTACAGATTCCTGTCGTGGGGCGTGTGGGTGATATACGGCTCACTGGTGATCTTCTCGGCCCTGTCACGGGTATAGCCGAATTCCCACTCGTCCCCGATCATCTTCGCCATGACGCTGACCCCTTCGATATAGGGCATAATGATGATGCCCATCTCATCGGGGTCGATCTCCGGGGCATTGCTAAAGCGCTGCTGCCGGGCAATGCTGAGCTGTTTGGCGTTCCGGGCCGACTTGATGATCCTGTTCCGGGCGTAGATAATGCCCGCAACATCGGCATAGGTTTCCAGAGAGTCAAAGGTGCCGCCTTTGAAAAATGACTCCCGGGGATGGGCGCTCCGGGCGATCACCTTGAACAGATCGCAGCAGTCAGCGAAAAACTGCCTGAGCGGCCCGAAATTTTCATTTTCAAAGTCCTCCGCAGGCACATACATAAAATCCGGGACCGTGAATCCCCCGGATTTCAATTCCTCCAGTAATTTTGCTTTTTCAGGCAGAATCATTTCCATTTTTTCACATGCCGTTTCTTTTAAGCCATCTGTGACACAGCAATCTGAG
This window encodes:
- the thrS gene encoding threonine--tRNA ligase; translation: MINITLPDGSIKQFETAPTGLDVAKSISDGLARNCVAMEIDSRQLDLDQEISEDAAVRLITTKDPEALEIMRHSAAHVMAQAVLRVCKNAQLTIGPVVEDGFYYDIDMAPVSEDDFPKIEAEMKKIVKAKLPIRRKVVSKSEALAFYKDEPYKLEMIEALEDGSISFYEQDGFTDLCRGPHVPHTGFVKAFKLMKASGAYWRADQSKAQLQRIYGTAFFDKKELKAYLSFLEEARKRNHRRLGSHLDLFSFHEEAPGMPFFHARGMAIWNTLLEYWREEHKRDGYVETKTPIMLHRALWERSGHWENYRENMYTSAIDDYDYAIKPMNCPGGMLLYGTRSHSYKDLPLRQGEIGLVHRHEMSGVLNGLFRVRAFHQDDAHIFMTPDQIEGEILGVLRLVERVYGTFGLGFHLELSTRPEKSIGSDAQWEQATSGLRKALDAYGKEYKINEGDGAFYGPKIDVHIKDALGRTWQCGTVQLDMSLPERFDLSYVGADNEKHRPIMIHRVIYGSIERFFGILTEHFAGKFPLWLAPVQAILLPINDDLIPYADAVRGELEMAGIRAEVDDRTESLNKKVREAQLQYIPLILTIGNKEKEADTLSVRTLDGTVKYGVPRSEFLDSVLTHIRARKLDLDLFKE
- a CDS encoding substrate-binding periplasmic protein, translating into MQKYSWRFRKFQTEYGKSTKKMINIFIMLIFFLPVCAAAEKVVFVSVEKDIPPNMYQEDGELKGIYIDIIRQACKKLDIDPDFRLYPWKRCVKYVKDGRAEAIFPPIRTEKRAEFLYFPSEPMADKKIVVFALKEDHIKIERLADLKGKLVGVNDGYSYGSEFDSFPGLKKDYSRNIDMQVKKLVHHRMDVAVAVEAPFRFFSKKSGFSRKVEVVYTVSEESSYVAFSKTMGEKGKLLSEKFGLILKQLKKEGVVRKIRDDYLK